One window of the Arthrobacter sp. zg-Y919 genome contains the following:
- a CDS encoding serine hydrolase domain-containing protein, with amino-acid sequence MPGIAAPLWDRLTETVQSGWCPGLVAGVRINGRTEVFAVGSLDLEQSGPMAEDTPFRISSLSKLFGGALALSLVADGTLSLDDEVARWLPALANPRVLVTPDAPLTLTVPSRGPLTVRHLLTFTAGLGVDFDPTPYVAATQDFLWGPNPPDMTPEEYLARLGSLPLAYQPGERWMYHSSADVLSVLLAAAALTPLGQLVQERISEPFGLTGTGFPTGEEHFPGVYAANDDGGLFEAESYRDALAGPPKFASLAGGMVSTVPDFVQFLAGLADDNVLPAELRHQMTVDQLTSLQQAGVAEVAGPDESWGFMTAVQTGLGAVWSEPGMWGWAGGSGTSAAVYPNGDIGVVFTQRFMSSPQGHFDFFWKPFGELRGSGQANQR; translated from the coding sequence ATGCCAGGCATTGCCGCACCCCTTTGGGACAGGCTGACCGAGACCGTTCAATCCGGTTGGTGCCCGGGGCTAGTGGCCGGTGTGCGGATCAACGGGCGGACCGAAGTGTTCGCCGTCGGTTCCCTGGACCTGGAGCAGTCCGGGCCGATGGCCGAGGACACCCCGTTCCGGATCTCCTCGCTGAGCAAGCTGTTTGGCGGCGCCCTGGCCCTCAGCCTCGTAGCCGACGGCACGCTGAGCCTGGACGACGAGGTTGCCCGCTGGCTCCCTGCCCTCGCGAACCCCCGCGTGCTGGTGACTCCGGATGCCCCGCTGACCCTGACGGTACCTTCCCGCGGCCCCCTCACGGTGCGCCACCTGCTGACCTTCACCGCGGGACTGGGTGTCGACTTTGACCCGACCCCGTATGTGGCGGCGACGCAGGATTTCCTCTGGGGTCCCAATCCACCGGACATGACACCCGAGGAGTATCTGGCCCGGCTCGGCAGCCTCCCGCTGGCCTACCAGCCCGGGGAGCGCTGGATGTACCACTCGAGCGCGGACGTGCTCTCGGTGCTGCTCGCCGCCGCCGCCCTCACGCCCCTGGGTCAGTTGGTGCAGGAACGGATCAGCGAACCGTTTGGGCTGACCGGGACCGGGTTTCCGACCGGCGAAGAGCATTTCCCCGGAGTGTATGCCGCCAACGACGACGGCGGGCTCTTCGAGGCGGAGTCCTACCGGGACGCACTGGCAGGTCCGCCGAAGTTCGCGTCCCTGGCCGGCGGCATGGTGTCCACCGTGCCGGACTTCGTCCAGTTCCTCGCCGGACTGGCCGATGACAACGTGCTGCCGGCTGAACTGCGGCACCAGATGACCGTGGACCAGCTGACCTCCCTGCAGCAGGCCGGCGTGGCCGAAGTAGCCGGACCCGACGAGTCCTGGGGCTTTATGACCGCCGTGCAGACAGGCCTCGGCGCCGTATGGTCCGAGCCGGGTATGTGGGGCTGGGCCGGCGGGTCCGGGACCAGTGCCGCCGTTTACCCGAACGGGGATATCGGCGTCGTGTTCACCCAGCGGTTTATGAGCAGCCCGCAGGGCCACTTCGACTTCTTTTGGAAGCCGTTCGGAGAGCTGCGGGGTAGCGGCCAGGCGAATCAGCGATAG
- a CDS encoding glucose 1-dehydrogenase: MSERLKDKVALITGAASGMGASHARAFVREGAKVMIADINDDAGAALAEELGDAARYVHLNVTSAEDWAAAVAATLETFGSLNVLVNNAGILDGGPLGQYPAERWQRALDINLTGPFLGMTAAVDALKASAPSSVINISSTAGLEGIAGMHGYTASKFGLRGLTKSTALELAASHVRVNSVHPGSIQTPMTAVMGRQKPIDFTETTLTRPAAPEEVTSVVLFLASDESSFSTGAEFVVDGGITAGKIYNV; the protein is encoded by the coding sequence GTGAGCGAACGACTCAAAGACAAAGTAGCCCTTATTACCGGAGCTGCCAGTGGAATGGGCGCATCGCATGCGCGGGCCTTCGTACGCGAAGGCGCCAAGGTCATGATCGCGGACATCAACGACGACGCCGGTGCCGCGCTGGCTGAGGAGCTGGGCGACGCCGCCCGCTACGTACACCTGAACGTCACCAGCGCCGAGGACTGGGCCGCCGCCGTGGCGGCCACCCTGGAAACCTTCGGTTCCCTGAATGTCCTGGTGAACAATGCCGGCATCCTCGACGGCGGCCCGCTCGGCCAGTACCCGGCGGAGCGCTGGCAGCGGGCACTGGATATCAACCTGACCGGTCCCTTCCTGGGCATGACGGCTGCAGTGGACGCACTGAAGGCCTCCGCGCCGTCGTCCGTCATTAACATTTCCTCCACCGCCGGGCTCGAAGGCATCGCCGGAATGCACGGCTACACGGCGTCGAAGTTCGGCCTGCGCGGGCTGACGAAGTCCACCGCACTGGAGCTCGCGGCGTCCCACGTCCGGGTCAACTCGGTGCACCCCGGGTCCATCCAGACCCCGATGACCGCCGTGATGGGCCGGCAGAAGCCGATCGACTTCACCGAAACCACCCTCACCCGGCCGGCTGCACCAGAAGAGGTCACCAGTGTTGTCCTGTTCCTGGCGAGCGACGAGTCCAGCTTCTCCACCGGCGCCGAGTTCGTCGTCGACGGCGGCATCACCGCCGGGAAGATCTACAACGTCTAA
- a CDS encoding cupin domain-containing protein, with product MMQLEPRSPSIKGPADMFTGDVWFEVIAAPHPTPSRMRVNAVHFAPGARTAWHVHAVGQTLHVTEGYGLVQARGGEILTMRPGDTVYTPPGEWHWHGAAPDNLMTHLAMWEAPPDDTPESDWGDLVTDQEYGA from the coding sequence ATGATGCAACTGGAACCGCGCAGTCCCAGTATCAAGGGGCCGGCAGATATGTTCACCGGCGATGTCTGGTTCGAAGTCATTGCCGCACCGCATCCCACACCGTCCCGGATGCGGGTCAATGCTGTCCACTTTGCCCCCGGCGCCCGTACCGCCTGGCACGTCCACGCCGTCGGGCAGACCCTGCACGTCACCGAAGGCTACGGCCTGGTCCAGGCCCGCGGCGGGGAGATCCTGACGATGCGGCCCGGCGACACCGTGTACACCCCGCCGGGGGAGTGGCACTGGCACGGCGCCGCCCCGGACAACCTCATGACCCACCTGGCCATGTGGGAGGCGCCGCCCGACGACACCCCGGAATCCGACTGGGGTGATCTGGTCACCGACCAGGAATACGGGGCGTGA
- a CDS encoding GNAT family N-acetyltransferase, which translates to MLEGRLTKNGRVYGNYESQDLHDDGSGGFFLETKPGKRLEGFWAGYDSANNSVTAGKYKFWPLEKIPAAALGPNELDQALSVLGSELGYKYVSREELASYSQDTDKIALISKDAQGVIGAVTGRIFETVDAFLASLPQDMTNPLRECLPGLDFNKIGFIKSVAVDRSMQGRGIASGLVDAATSKLWSLGATLIVSIGWTDEEGCHIQGVFDAAHFSTKGDIPDFWLQDSLDKGYSCPTCGTPCRCVARIFSKHRRDSAAVAETEPTNMSA; encoded by the coding sequence ATGCTCGAAGGCCGCCTGACCAAGAACGGCCGGGTTTACGGAAACTACGAATCGCAGGATCTCCATGACGATGGCTCCGGTGGTTTTTTCCTTGAGACGAAACCGGGCAAGAGGCTGGAAGGATTCTGGGCCGGTTATGACAGTGCAAATAACAGTGTCACCGCAGGGAAATACAAGTTTTGGCCCCTCGAGAAAATTCCCGCCGCTGCCTTGGGGCCCAACGAGTTGGACCAAGCGCTTTCAGTATTGGGCAGCGAGCTCGGCTATAAGTACGTCAGCCGCGAAGAATTGGCTTCCTATTCGCAGGATACGGACAAAATTGCCCTCATCTCGAAGGACGCCCAAGGTGTTATAGGAGCGGTAACGGGCAGGATTTTCGAAACCGTGGACGCCTTCTTAGCGTCGCTTCCACAGGACATGACCAATCCGCTTCGTGAGTGCCTTCCCGGCCTGGACTTCAACAAAATCGGCTTTATCAAATCAGTTGCGGTGGACAGGAGTATGCAGGGCCGCGGTATCGCCAGCGGGCTCGTGGATGCGGCAACCAGCAAACTCTGGTCCCTCGGTGCCACGCTGATCGTTTCCATCGGCTGGACTGACGAGGAAGGCTGCCACATTCAGGGAGTGTTCGACGCCGCGCACTTCAGTACCAAGGGAGATATCCCGGATTTTTGGCTCCAGGATTCCCTGGACAAGGGCTATTCCTGTCCAACGTGCGGCACTCCTTGCCGGTGCGTAGCAAGAATCTTCTCCAAACACCGTCGGGACTCAGCTGCTGTTGCAGAGACCGAGCCCACCAATATGTCAGCCTAG